In a genomic window of Azospirillaceae bacterium:
- a CDS encoding shikimate kinase, whose protein sequence is MPLNPLAQMQKSIVLVGLMGSGKSSIGRRLATRLGLPFKDADAEVEAAAGCSIDEIFSRYGEAAFRDGERRVIRRLLSEPPHVLATGGGAFMDPDTRDLIRAQGVSVWLRADLDLLVARTSRRNHRPLLKNADPREVLSQLIEVRYPIYAESDVVVDTDDSPQDVMVERVIAGLRRYLAEKGAGTAEGDPP, encoded by the coding sequence ATGCCGTTGAACCCGCTCGCCCAGATGCAAAAATCGATTGTTCTCGTCGGCCTGATGGGGTCCGGCAAGAGCAGCATCGGCCGTCGCCTTGCCACTCGGTTGGGTCTGCCCTTCAAGGATGCCGATGCGGAGGTGGAGGCCGCCGCCGGCTGCTCCATCGACGAGATCTTTTCCCGTTACGGCGAGGCCGCCTTCCGCGACGGCGAGCGGCGTGTGATCCGCCGCCTGCTGTCCGAGCCGCCGCATGTGTTGGCCACCGGTGGCGGCGCCTTCATGGACCCCGACACCCGCGATCTGATCCGGGCGCAAGGGGTTTCGGTTTGGCTGCGCGCCGACCTGGATCTTTTGGTCGCACGCACCTCGCGCCGCAATCATCGTCCGTTGCTGAAGAACGCCGACCCGCGTGAGGTTCTGTCCCAGCTGATCGAAGTCCGCTACCCGATCTACGCCGAATCGGATGTGGTCGTGGACACCGACGACAGCCCCCAGGATGTGATGGTGGAGCGTGTGATCGCCGGGCTCCGCCGGTATCTCGCCGAGAAGGGTGCCGGGACGGCCGAAGGGGACCCGCCGTGA